The genomic interval GCCTGCTGTCTGAGCAGCTAACAGGTTAGGCAAGTGAATAAGTGAAGGTTGGAGTTGTTGAGGATCAAATAGATGAATAGTTTTACTCATTCCAATTAGCCACTGATGTCTTGGATCTTGAGTGAATTTAGACTCACCCTTCATGCTGACGTACTCCCCAATCTGGTCAGCGACCTCCTCTGACAAGCCCTTCTCATTCACCATCTCCTTCTTTACGTCCTCCCACGCCATCTAGAGGAGGAGCATGAAGATTTGGGTCAGAGTCAGACAACGACTGGCGAAAAGTGAAAGACACTGTATTAAAGAGTGTCTTGCCCTCATCATGGATTGGatttggatttgtatttatatagcgcttttctagtctgatgaagaccactcaaagcgctttacagtacagtttcacattcacacacacattcatacagtgcatctacttgcagcactttgttattctatggggggctatttagggttcagtatcttgcccaaggacacttcggcatgcagatggttcagactgggggtcgaacccccgaccttcaggttggaggacgaccactctacccctcagctaCAGCCGCCCCTATCATGCCAATAGTTGACTTTGCAGTACATGCATATCTACCAAAGCTCAGTATGTGCGGTAGTATGGGCAGTAAGTCTCAATACCTTGTCCAGTTTATCCACAGTTGAACAGATGGTACGAAACTTGTCATCTGGAACcccacacacagcaaacatacCATCCAGAATACGTCTGTCATTGACCTGAAAGCAGAGGATATGGTTACAGAGCTGAAGTCTTACATACAACATACCAGTTACGCCGGCTTCACACCGGACGAGTTAGCGTCGCGTAAACGCTAGGCTGTCACACCGGAcacgtaagcgtcgcgtaagcgtcgcgtaagcgtcgcgtaagcgtcgcgtagatccctagcacgccggggccaggctgcacaccggacacgctgaactccgcggcggtcatcctgcgattcctctccgtgatcacacatacagctgatatttgtcattaactgaaacggcgtcccagcatttgtcctttttaatgttgtctttaaacaacacggccgaggatgtattaacatgagagtggatgggagccagcagttatttaaggcttggcggtgcgcttacgcgacgcctACGCGACGCcaacgcgtccggtgtgtggccggcgtTACTCTACTGATTGATGTGGCTAACCTTGATACAGAAGTCTCCGAGCTCCAGCTCACTGAAAATTTCATGGACAATCTTCAGACACTCAGCATCTGGAATCATGGCATCATACTGCCCTGCTATGTCAAAATCCTGAAACAGACATAGGACAAACATAATGATTCATTTAAGTGGTGCAGTCAACGTTGCAGCAAGTTTTTAAGTGTATTTAACCACATGCCTATACATCTAACAAATCAGTAAGCAACACGAGGGCCAAGGGCCCTGCCAGGAGTGAAAACACCAGAGGCTTACTTACACATTGATAAAACTCTCTGTAGCGTCCACGGGTCATGGCTGGGTTGTCACGGCGATAGACCTTAGCAATGTGGTAGCGCTTGATGTTGGTTATCTTGTTCATTGCCAGGTAGCGGGCAAAGGGCACCTGAAAGATGTTGTGTCAAGGAAAACACCACTCTCTGTTTGGAAGGATAGAAAGATGCAGGCAGCACACTATAAAAAGGTAAACATCTTATCCAAAGTTGCATAAGTCAATGTCTTAGTATTTCTGAAAATTAAAGCACAGAAAAAATCTAACTATTTGAGAACTAAAGAACAAGCTATCAGCTCCTCTTCTGTGGAATAATCTTCCAGTTTTAGTTCGGTggttctctttcctcctcttcatcacattaatgtctcatcaatacatgttaccaATTTAACATCTTCTCTGGAGTCCTTGTGCTTTATCGTTTCAGTCAAGGAACGCTGCTGCAGCCACATTGTGGATTATAATCGTTGTCCGTAGTGGTATCTAATAGAGTAATTATGATTAAAAGTAGGGGGCAGcagtggctgaggggtagagcagttattctctaaccagaaggttggtcAGTCTTCCTAatctgcaagatactgaacccgaATTTACCCGAATTTACCttcatagaaaaagtgctgccaaTAGATTGACTGTAtgaatgaatgggtgaatggcaataaactatactgtaaagcgctttgaatGGTCATCAAGATTAGAAAAGTGCATTATAAATAGAAAGCATTTACCATTATTTAGATTTACAATATGCTTACTCACATATGATACTATTATTGGCAATATTGCTATCATTAAAATTGTCATGcagctcccttcatctcttcgGAATTACCTGGTGTTCTTGCATTAGGTGTTCGAAAAATAGTTATAAGTACTGACCAAGCTAATAACATACAACAATTATAAATCATACATGCCAATGATTCGGGTTGAAGATTAAAATATGGGTCCTGTAGGTTTAATACATTTAGTGTGGGGTTCTGATGTCTACCAAATAAAAGACATCAGTAACAAGTgtgtataaaaatataatatgcaTATGAAGGATACAGTGAGGTCATATCTGAGGGACAGCAGCTCTCCTCCTTGGTCTTTAAGGTCGTAGATGAGCTTGGAATCTTCTCCATATTTACCTGTCAGTGTCTCCTACACACAACAGGAACATGAATCGACTTTCAAATTTGTAGGCCAGATAGGTTTGATGGTTTATTTTGCTTTAATTGTGTTGAAAATATACCTTCAGTTCAAAAACAGGTGTGTCGATGGTCTCTGCTCCGTGACGTTTGAAGCAGCTGATGATTGTGTTGAAGACCTTCTCTCTGATGGCCATCTGCTTGGGGTTGTAGTCCCTCGTTCCCTGAGAACGACAAATATTCACCGTGATCCGTCCGATTCTACCCaaatatgttaaagaaaatgagtgAATTAGGTGTGGGTCAGACTGCCGTGTTACGTGTGTGGAACAGCTGGATTCTCATTTCGTGGGCACTGTGAGGCGGCTCAAGGCAAACATTTTAACTTCCACTTTAGTTTCAATGTCTAGGCTTTATCTGAAAAGGTCAAAAGGAGaaagtggagggagggagggagggagtgtgagtgtgtgtgtgtgtgtcatccaaGATGGGCACATAGGTGgggctacaactgcagcattgCGCCACTGGCTTGTTGCATTTACTTATATCTTATGAATGAAAGTACCTTTTTTTCATTACcgaaatgacaaacaaacaatgtcAAATGCAGCTGATTATTTTCTAAACTGAATTGCTATTGATAATGCTAGTAATGTTTGCTAATGTTTGTTAGCACTGAAGCATAGTGAATCAGTACTAAATCTTTTAAATGGCATTGCAACACTCACTTATGCATTCATATGCAGGTTGAACATGTATACCTGCATTAATGTACTTCTATATCCAAATAAGATACTCAGACACAACTCTCCGTTTAATACGAGATCTGTGGACAAAGACTTGTTTTTGGTAGTTGTAATATGTGTGTGCTTTGTTTGTGAAAACAGTGGCCTTACCTTTGCTGTCTTGAGGACAAACTGATGTTTTCCATCATCACCTCCTATCCGAGCCTTCAGTTCCAGCAGTTTGGCTACCTCTTCATCAATCTGCAGCAAACACGCACATGAAAATCAGAACCTCCTACAATACTCAGACCCCATTAGTGAAAAACCTGTAAAATTACAGGAGACATCTTATTACAGCAAATTCTGCCCAAGGCCTACCTGAGCCACAGTGATCCCCGGAAAAGAATGGAGAAATCCGACATGTGATGCAGTCCGAATGGCCATCAGACCAGAGCAAGCACGAACACAAAACATGCCCAGCATGTACATTCCACAGAAaggtgaatatttaaaaaaacgttttaaataTCAAAAGGTACGGCAGTACATCAAAGGTACGGCAGTACATCAAAGGTACAGCATTGTTCAAAGGTATTTCCCAGGTCCAGCACAGGCAGTGAAtcccaatggtgagtagaggtAGGGTTGTGCGGTAATGTCCAGGAGTGTTGGATTCCccagatggtgatgatggtgttgTTGAGGGTCAAGGAAGGCGGGGGGTCACCCAGAGTCAGGCAGGAAGAACAGGAGAAAAGTGGTAAGCAACCCTAGCACTAGGGGAGGGCGGGGCATGacgcatcatcatcatcacagcatGGAGGATAGAACATGAGATGTACCAAGTCAATCAAAACAGCCAGCCCAATACAACCCTCataaacatacatacagattcacagagacacacacacaggcagacagggcTGTGTTCTGacatatgtgtatgtgtgtgtggcattTTAAAGTTTAGTCCAGAAGATtacagaaaaacatcaacatgacTGTGCCTCCCAACATATTTCAGTTTTAAACTTTAACTATTAAAAAGTTTGTCTCACACAAAACTGGCTCCTACTGCAACTTCCTCTCTGATGTACTTCAGAAGCAGATCCGGAACATTATGAAGAAGCCGATATCTTATTTGAACCTTGAgattaatgttgtgttttttttatttcacaactgCTGTGGTAAAACCTAGCACTGAACTAGTTTAATATTCTTTGCGAAAGCAGATACTAGAGAGAGCTTTTTAGTTGGATCCATTTTTCCTTTGGTCCTATCTTGACAGATTGTGTTAAATATTAGGGAGAAACCTGAAAAAATCTATTAACTACAAACTCATAATTTCTGCCAACCAACAGAAACAAAGTGCCGGTAGCTCCTCCTACGTGAAGGCAGCATTAATACGTGAATGTGACTAGAGGACAAACAGCGTGTGGAGCTCGCTGAGAGACAAGGACCTCAAATCATGGCTCATATACAGAGACAAGAAATGCTGACTCAATTATCACTGAacacaaatccaccaaactcccAGCCTTCAGCTAGTTTGACAAATAAAGGCTACACATTACACAAATAACATCGCTTTAGAGAAAACAGCACATTTTAGAATGAGCATTTCACTAAATGACGCAACAGTCCGTGGACGTAATGTCTGCTCAGGAGAGAGATgactcataaaaacacactgtcCCGGAAGAGAGGCCATAACTTAGACCCACAGACACTTTCATCCTGCGTGTGGTGGTGACTCTACCGGTTAGCTTAGCTACGAGCTATGAATGAAGTGGCATGTACCGGGGCTGTtaactagctagctagctagctagctgtgTTACAGATGCCAAATGGACACGCTGTTCACCGCATGCTCAGAACATCAGCATCCACCCTGAGTACTGACCTGCTCTTTGGTCGCCTTCTCCGACTTTAACTTCCGGACCACTTCGCCTTGGGTCTTAATCGCTTCTTGTATCTGAGCCTTGTCCTCCATTGCTTTTCACTGGTCTGTGTATCTGACGATTTTCACGCCTCCACCAAGAGTAGGAGCTGTCAAGTCTGTGGTGGCGTAAAGCGGAAACGGAAAGATGTGAAACTTCCGTCTCATGTTTTTTCCACATCAGAGACGTATTGGTGAATATGTGACGCCACAGTCCCTGAATTACCagacactgttgtttgtgtattATGTATCTTTTTATTATGTAATTTATTAAGCTTATTATTTAGGGCTATAACAACTATCAACTGAGACTGAAACTGCAATACAAACTTTATCTTTAGTTTTATGGGTAAagttttcattcatttactgTTACGTTGAGATGGTTTGAGCTGACTAGCTCAAGCATAAATTCTTATGAACTGATATCAATAGTGTGGATATAACAACAGCATTAAagacttcattcattcactATCATGTCAGCATGATACACACAAAGAGTTTGATTTAAATCGCAGCACTTTTCATTCAACATCAAATATCGTACACATCAGCCTGTCAAGTGTCATTCAATGAAGAGGCAAAAATTACTTATTATTTATAGTTTGAGAGTAAGGCACATGTTTTGAGAAAACATCAATAAAGTGTTCTCCTGAGATCAAAGTTAGCTTTGTTAATAAACAGTGCCTTGATTTGTGTCGGTTCTCTCAAATGTCCGAGTAGGGTTCATGATAGTGAAAAGTGGCActactgaaaacaaacacatggtaAACTGGGGTAGCAAATAAAGGAAAAGCCACCTGACTAAATAGAGGTGTGTGGTATCATAGTGTGGAGTTACAGAGAGCCTCCAGAGCAGCTTCAATTCTCCTTACTAGTCTGTGGAACCTAGTCATATTCTCTTTTTATCGACAGTACAACCTCTACATAATCAGGTCATGTCATTGAGATCAATGAGCCAGTTGAATGAAGTGCCAGTAGCTCTACACAAAGCTGGAAAATTGTGTAATTGTCCCTTCTGCAACGAAACGCAATTTAAACCAGCGAGGAAGGACAAGGTTGAGGACCATTTAGAAGGACATCATAAAAAGGGCTGTCATAGTAGAaggtaacatttatttttctatttctaatTCAATGTGAATATGAACGTTTTTATTGTAAAGGTTTCTTTAAAGTACATACGATCCTAATATAATACCTGCCTTTATGTAACTGCTTAATTGctgggaaaatgtattttattcacCAAACCCCCCTTACACCAACTCATCCCATACCTGACATGGGACTACAGAGAAGAATCCAAGAAAGCATTTTGTCTGAAACTGTGGAGAAATATCAAGGGCTAAACTTTGATCAGTACAtgaataatttgtttttctgcctgaccaaaataaacttttaatagTTACTAGTTCATATAATCATCTTAATATtacaa from Limanda limanda chromosome 10, fLimLim1.1, whole genome shotgun sequence carries:
- the hars gene encoding histidine--tRNA ligase isoform X2; the protein is MEDKAQIQEAIKTQGEVVRKLKSEKATKEQIDEEVAKLLELKARIGGDDGKHQFVLKTAKGTRDYNPKQMAIREKVFNTIISCFKRHGAETIDTPVFELKETLTGKYGEDSKLIYDLKDQGGELLSLRYDLTVPFARYLAMNKITNIKRYHIAKVYRRDNPAMTRGRYREFYQCDFDIAGQYDAMIPDAECLKIVHEIFSELELGDFCIKVNDRRILDGMFAVCGVPDDKFRTICSTVDKLDKMAWEDVKKEMVNEKGLSEEVADQIGEYVSMKGGMDLAERLLQDQKMSKSKQACAGLSDIKLLFSYLQLFQVTDKVVFDLSLARGLDYYTGIIYEGVLTQAGVAVVSNEAQKGAPSEESVSVGSVAGGGRYDGLVGMFDPKGRKVPCVGVSIGIERIFSIMEQKAEASAVKVRTTEVQVMVASAQKNLLEERLKLITDLWNAGIKAEVMYKKNPKLLSQLQHCEESGIPLVAILGEQELKDGVVKLRIVATREEFDISRADLIGEIKKRTSEA
- the hars gene encoding histidine--tRNA ligase isoform X1, with the translated sequence MYMLGMFCVRACSGLMAIRTASHVGFLHSFPGITVAQIDEEVAKLLELKARIGGDDGKHQFVLKTAKGTRDYNPKQMAIREKVFNTIISCFKRHGAETIDTPVFELKETLTGKYGEDSKLIYDLKDQGGELLSLRYDLTVPFARYLAMNKITNIKRYHIAKVYRRDNPAMTRGRYREFYQCDFDIAGQYDAMIPDAECLKIVHEIFSELELGDFCIKVNDRRILDGMFAVCGVPDDKFRTICSTVDKLDKMAWEDVKKEMVNEKGLSEEVADQIGEYVSMKGGMDLAERLLQDQKMSKSKQACAGLSDIKLLFSYLQLFQVTDKVVFDLSLARGLDYYTGIIYEGVLTQAGVAVVSNEAQKGAPSEESVSVGSVAGGGRYDGLVGMFDPKGRKVPCVGVSIGIERIFSIMEQKAEASAVKVRTTEVQVMVASAQKNLLEERLKLITDLWNAGIKAEVMYKKNPKLLSQLQHCEESGIPLVAILGEQELKDGVVKLRIVATREEFDISRADLIGEIKKRTSEA